In Dioscorea cayenensis subsp. rotundata cultivar TDr96_F1 chromosome 11, TDr96_F1_v2_PseudoChromosome.rev07_lg8_w22 25.fasta, whole genome shotgun sequence, a single genomic region encodes these proteins:
- the LOC120272631 gene encoding phytoene synthase 2, chloroplastic-like, which translates to MAVVVMHVVSSVEVSSFEFSGSFKSSKRFLCSRNEGRLFGKDSRWNSPICSSLVANHAGDVVLSSEQKVYDVVLKQAALVKQHRRPNAVDVKPDIVVPGTMYLLKEAYDRCGEVCAEYAKTFYLGTMLMTPERQRAIWAIYVWCRRTDELVDGPNASHITPSALDRWESRLEDLFAGRPYDMLDAALSDTASMYPVDIQPFKDMIEGMRMDLRKSRYKNFDELYLYCYYVAGTVGLMSVPVMGIAPESKAATESVYNAALALGIANQLTNILRDVGEDARRGRIYLPQDELAQAGLTEEDIFDCKVTDKWRSFMKSQIKRARMFFEQAEKGVTELSQASRWPVWASLLLYRQILDEIEANDYNNFTKRAYVSKAKKLMALPMAYGRSLLKPASLTHSSFVKT; encoded by the exons ATGGCAGTTGTAGTGATGCATGTTGTTTCATCTGTTGAAGTATCTAGTTTTGAATTTAGTGGGAGTTTTAAGTCTAGCAAAAGATTTCTTTGTTCAAGGAATGAAGGGAGGTTGTTTGGGAAGGACTCTAGATGGAATTCCCCAATTTGTTCAAGTTTAGTTGCCAATCATGCTGGAGATGTAGTGCTTTCTTCTGAGCAGAAGGTGTATGATGTTGTGCTTAAGCAAGCGGCATTGGTGAAGCAACACAGAAGGCCAAATGCCGTCGATGTTAAGCCGGACATTGTTGTCCCGGGGACTATGTACTTGTTGAAAGAAGCTTATGATCGGTGCGGTGAAGTTTGCGCAGAGTATGCGAAGACATTCTATTTGG GTACCATGCTTATGACACCAGAAAGACAACGAGCAATATGGGCTATTTACG TTTGGTGCCGAAGGACGGATGAACTTGTCGATGGACCTAATGCTTCACATATAACACCATCGGCTTTAGATCGGTGGGAGTCAAGGTTAGAGGATCTCTTTGCCGGTCGGCCATATGACATGTTGGATGCTGCCTTATCAGATACAGCTTCGATGTATCCTGTTGACATTCAG CCATTCAAGGATATGATCGAAGGAATGCGAATGGACCTCAGGAAATCAAGATACAAGAACTTTGACGAACTCTATCTCTATTGCTACTATGTAGCAGGGACTGTTGGATTGATGAGTGTTCCGGTGATGGGCATTGCGCCGGAGTCAAAGGCGGCAACAGAGAGTGTATACAATGCCGCATTAGCTTTAGGAATTGCGAACCAACTTACCAATATACTCCGGGATGTTGGAGAAGA TGCAAGACGGGGAAGGATTTATTTACCTCAGGATGAGCTTGCTCAGGCCGGTCTAACAGAAGAGGACATTTTCGACTGCAAGGTGACTGATAAATGGAGGAGCTTCATGAAGAGCCAAATCAAGAGAGCAAGGATGTTCTTCGAGCAAGCGGAGAAGGGAGTGACTGAGCTTAGCCAAGCTAGCAGATGGCCA GTGTGGGCTTCTCTGCTTTTGTACAGACAAATCCTTGATGAAATTGAAGCAAATGACTACAATAATTTCACAAAGAGAGCATATGTTAGCAAAGCAAAGAAGTTGATGGCACTTCCAATGGCTTATGGCAGGTCTCTTCTTAAGCCTGCTTCTTTGACACATTCAAGCTTTGTAAAAACTTga
- the LOC120272529 gene encoding putative Myb family transcription factor At1g14600 isoform X2, with the protein MMIILQRSSEPRDENIRKTAAKLATPKLLLQLMDVRGLTISHVKSHLQMFRSMRNDYNKQITSDVHGDHHQDDNSKPTVKRARVETQPICNTRETSQCSFDNFQKEVNLFNGAGSGFFKVGKEEEDEEVDDCSLLLSLSSHKKRKNMVNTCSASESSCIFSSSGYSDGYCSINLELSMSTCGSYSYSVI; encoded by the exons ATGATGATAATTTTACAGAGAAGTTCAGAACCTCGTGATGAGAATATCAGAAAAACAGCAGCAAAACTA GCTACTCCaaagcttcttcttcaactCATGGATGTTAGAGGACTAACCATTTCTCATGTCAAGAGCCACCTTCAG ATGTTTAGAAGCATGAGGAATGACTACAATAAACAAA TTACAAGTGATGTTCATGGTGATCATCACCAAGATGATAATTCAAAGCCAACAGTGAAAAG AGCTAGAGTGGAAACACAGCCCATCTGCAATACCAGAGAAACCTCTCAGTGCTCTTTTgataattttcaaaaagaagTTAATCTCTTCAATGGAGCAGGATCAGGCTTTTTCAAG GtgggcaaagaagaagaagatgaggaggTTGATGATTGCTCGCTTTTGTTATCGTTATCATCGCATAAAAAGAGGAAGAATATGGTAAACACTTGTTCGGCAAGTGAAAGCAGTTGCATTTTCTCAAGCTCTGGTTACTCTGATGGATATTGCAGCATAAACTTGGAGCTTTCCATGTCTACTTGTGGATCTTATTCTTATTCTGTAATTTAA
- the LOC120271846 gene encoding uncharacterized protein At4g15970-like has protein sequence MTTPFLLTIKPISMRPPNHHHHHHHHHHRARISMLIIGDPEARRRLLQAILLLAAVALPCTLLYLSTTPSIRWSLLSNPWRPIPSSSIKDLRGVLSSAAMADNKTVILTTVNSAWISPGSVLDLFMESFKLGNETSELLDHLVVVAMDKKGYVRCMEVHKHCFALTTEGVDFSEQKNFMSGDYLKMMWRRLEFLGTILDFGFDFIFSDTDIMWFRNPLPHFYEDGDFQIACDHFVGNPKALNNRPNGGFMYVKSNNKTISFFKYWFKSKERYPKDNEQDVFNLIKKNAFTRGLGMKMRFLDTAYFGGFCEPSRDFNKVCTMHANCCIGLRRKIHDLGLMLNDWRRYMSMNPKERQSRKMSWSVPEEL, from the exons ATGACCACCCCCTTCTTGTTGACTATAAAACCTATCTCCATGAGACCacccaatcatcatcatcatcatcatcatcatcatcacagaGCACGAATCTCGATGCTAATCATCGGAGATCCTGAGGCACGGCGGCGCCTTCTTCAGGCGATCCTCCTCCTCGCCGCAGTGGCCCTCCCATGCACTCTCCTCTACCTCAGCACCACGCCATCCATCCGTTGGTCTCTCCTCTCCAATCCTTGGCGGCCTATCCCCTCCTCCTCCATCAAAGACCTCCGGGGAGTTCTCAGCTCCGCCGCCATGGCGGACAATAAGACGGTGATCTTAACGACGGTGAACTCGGCGTGGATATCACCGGGTTCAGTGCTGGACTTGTTCATGGAGAGCTTCAAGCTTGGGAATGAAACGAGTGAGTTGTTAGATCATTTGGTAGTGGTGGCCATGGATAAGAAGGGTTACGTGAGATGCATGGAGGTGCACAAGCACTGCTTTGCGTTGACCACTGAAGGGGTTGACTTTTCAGAACAGAAGAACTTCATGTCCGGTGATTACTTGAAGATGATGTGGAGGAGGCTTGAGTTTCTTGGAACTATTCTTGACTTTGGCTTTGACTTCATCTTCTCA GATACTGATATAATGTGGTTTAGAAATCCCCTGCCACATTTCTATGAAGATGGAGATTTTCAAATAGCATGTGACCATTTTGTGGGCAATCCAAAGGCCTTAaacaatagaccaaatggtggTTTCATGTATGTGAAATCAAACAACAAGACCATAAGTTTTTTCAAATATTGgttcaaatcaaaagaaaggtatccTAAAGACAATGAACAAGATGTTTTCAATTTGATCAAGAAGAATGCATTCACAAGAGGGTTAGGAATGAAGATGAGATTTCTCGATACTGCATATTTTGGTGGTTTTTGTGAACCGAGTAGAGATTTCAACAAAGTTTGCACAATGCATGCTAATTGTTGTATTGGTTTGAGAAGGAAAATTCATGACCTTGGTTTGATGCTCAATGATTGGAGAAGATACATGTCGATGAATCCGAAGGAAAGACAAAGTCGGAAAATGTCTTGGAGTGTGCCTGAAGAATTGTAG
- the LOC120272529 gene encoding putative Myb family transcription factor At1g14600 isoform X1 → MGSGGSSGGGGTKRNGSGEVRQYIRSKVPRLRWTPDLHYCFLQAIEKLGGQHKATPKLLLQLMDVRGLTISHVKSHLQMFRSMRNDYNKQITSDVHGDHHQDDNSKPTVKRARVETQPICNTRETSQCSFDNFQKEVNLFNGAGSGFFKVGKEEEDEEVDDCSLLLSLSSHKKRKNMVNTCSASESSCIFSSSGYSDGYCSINLELSMSTCGSYSYSVI, encoded by the exons atggGGAGTGGTGGtagtagtggtggtggtgggacTAAGAGGAATGGATCAGGAGAAGTTAGGCAGTATATTAGATCTAAAGTTCCAAGATTAAGATGGACTCCTGATCTCCATTACTGTTTTCTTCAAGCTATTGAAAAGCTTGGTGGCCAACACA AGGCTACTCCaaagcttcttcttcaactCATGGATGTTAGAGGACTAACCATTTCTCATGTCAAGAGCCACCTTCAG ATGTTTAGAAGCATGAGGAATGACTACAATAAACAAA TTACAAGTGATGTTCATGGTGATCATCACCAAGATGATAATTCAAAGCCAACAGTGAAAAG AGCTAGAGTGGAAACACAGCCCATCTGCAATACCAGAGAAACCTCTCAGTGCTCTTTTgataattttcaaaaagaagTTAATCTCTTCAATGGAGCAGGATCAGGCTTTTTCAAG GtgggcaaagaagaagaagatgaggaggTTGATGATTGCTCGCTTTTGTTATCGTTATCATCGCATAAAAAGAGGAAGAATATGGTAAACACTTGTTCGGCAAGTGAAAGCAGTTGCATTTTCTCAAGCTCTGGTTACTCTGATGGATATTGCAGCATAAACTTGGAGCTTTCCATGTCTACTTGTGGATCTTATTCTTATTCTGTAATTTAA